In Flavivirga abyssicola, the following are encoded in one genomic region:
- the rpsO gene encoding 30S ribosomal protein S15 yields MYLDQKEKEAIFKKHGKDAKNTGSAEGQIALFTYRINHLTEHLKNNRKDFNTERSLVKLVGKRRALLDYLTKKDILRYRAIVKELGLRK; encoded by the coding sequence ATGTACTTAGATCAAAAAGAAAAAGAAGCCATCTTTAAAAAACACGGTAAAGATGCAAAAAACACAGGTTCTGCAGAAGGACAAATTGCTTTGTTTACTTACAGAATTAATCACTTAACAGAACACTTAAAAAATAATCGTAAAGATTTTAACACCGAGCGTTCATTAGTAAAACTAGTAGGAAAGCGTCGTGCTTTACTAGATTACTTAACTAAGAAGGATATCTTAAGATATCGTGCGATAGTAAAAGAATTAGGATTAAGAAAATAA
- a CDS encoding sodium-dependent bicarbonate transport family permease, with protein sequence MDLHLLIDNLTNPALLFFFLGIIAVQLKSDLKIPENSSKFISLYLLLAIGFKGGQELSHSDFSMEIIWSLLFGIFLAVAVPVYTYFILRKKFSIENAGAIAASYGSVSAVTFVTAISFLEIEHIPFSGHMVAVMALMEAPSIMVGLFLIMIFKGNKRKSEIPLKTTLRHALFNGSVLLIVGSLMVGFLASDAQAQGIKPFTTDIFKGFLAVFLLDMGITSGKKLSEFIKKGKFALLFAIVIPIINGLLVAIISGAFISDIGNRLLFAILAASASYIAVPAAMKIAAPKASPSLYIPMALAITFPFNITLGMPLYLYIIQNFN encoded by the coding sequence ATGGATTTACATTTACTCATAGACAACCTTACTAATCCCGCGTTACTTTTCTTTTTTCTAGGCATTATTGCGGTCCAATTAAAGAGCGATCTCAAAATACCGGAAAATTCGTCAAAGTTTATATCGCTCTATTTATTATTGGCGATAGGTTTTAAAGGAGGACAAGAATTATCTCATAGCGATTTTAGTATGGAAATTATTTGGTCTTTATTATTTGGCATTTTTTTGGCAGTCGCCGTTCCGGTTTACACATATTTCATCCTTAGAAAAAAATTTAGCATTGAAAATGCTGGTGCGATAGCGGCGTCATACGGATCGGTTAGCGCAGTAACTTTCGTGACCGCTATATCTTTCTTAGAAATAGAGCACATCCCCTTCAGCGGTCACATGGTTGCTGTCATGGCCCTAATGGAAGCCCCTTCTATTATGGTAGGCCTTTTTTTAATTATGATTTTTAAAGGTAATAAAAGAAAGTCCGAGATCCCTTTAAAAACAACGCTACGCCATGCCTTATTTAATGGTAGTGTCTTACTCATAGTTGGAAGTTTAATGGTTGGTTTTTTAGCCAGTGATGCTCAGGCACAAGGCATCAAACCATTTACCACAGATATCTTCAAAGGATTTCTGGCTGTTTTTTTACTTGATATGGGAATAACTAGCGGAAAAAAACTTTCAGAATTTATAAAAAAAGGAAAGTTTGCCTTACTATTCGCCATTGTTATACCAATCATAAACGGCTTACTAGTTGCTATTATAAGTGGCGCATTTATTTCTGATATCGGTAACAGATTATTATTTGCAATCCTCGCGGCTAGTGCCTCATATATTGCGGTACCTGCAGCGATGAAAATAGCAGCACCTAAAGCAAGCCCCAGCCTGTATATCCCCATGGCATTGGCGATTACATTCCCTTTCAACATAACCTTGGGAATGCCATTATACTTATATATAATTCAAAATTTTAATTAG
- the accD gene encoding acetyl-CoA carboxylase, carboxyltransferase subunit beta, whose translation MSWFKRKTKGITTTTEEKKDTPKGLWYKSPTGKVVDAEELEKNFYVSPEDGYHVRIGSKEYFEILFDDNKFKELDANLESKDPLKFIDTKKYPERLKAAQDKTNLKDAVRTAVGKSKGKDLVVACMDFAFIGGSMGSVVGEKIARAADYALKKKIPLMVISKSGGARMMEAALSLMQLAKTSVKLAQLADAQIPYISLCTDPTTGGTTASFAMLGDINISEPGALIGFAGPRIVRDTTGKELPEGFQTAEFLLEHGFLDFITVRKELKNQVNKYLDLITNQPLRA comes from the coding sequence ATGTCTTGGTTTAAAAGAAAAACAAAAGGAATCACAACAACAACAGAGGAGAAAAAAGATACTCCTAAAGGACTTTGGTATAAATCTCCTACCGGTAAAGTTGTTGATGCAGAAGAATTAGAAAAAAACTTCTATGTAAGCCCAGAAGATGGCTACCATGTACGCATAGGGAGTAAAGAATATTTCGAAATATTATTTGACGATAATAAATTTAAAGAGTTAGATGCTAATTTAGAATCTAAAGACCCCCTTAAATTCATTGATACAAAAAAATATCCTGAACGTTTAAAAGCTGCCCAAGATAAAACCAATTTAAAAGATGCTGTTCGTACGGCTGTTGGAAAATCTAAAGGAAAAGATTTAGTTGTTGCCTGTATGGATTTTGCTTTTATTGGTGGTTCTATGGGAAGTGTTGTGGGTGAAAAAATTGCACGTGCCGCAGATTATGCACTAAAGAAAAAAATCCCTTTAATGGTGATCTCTAAATCTGGAGGAGCAAGAATGATGGAAGCTGCATTATCCTTAATGCAATTAGCTAAAACGTCTGTAAAACTAGCGCAATTAGCCGATGCACAAATTCCATATATTTCTTTATGTACAGACCCAACTACAGGAGGTACTACAGCGTCGTTTGCTATGCTAGGCGATATTAACATTAGTGAGCCCGGTGCTTTAATTGGGTTTGCAGGACCTCGGATTGTAAGAGATACTACAGGAAAAGAATTACCGGAAGGTTTTCAAACAGCTGAATTTTTATTAGAACACGGTTTCTTGGATTTTATCACAGTAAGAAAAGAGTTGAAAAACCAGGTTAATAAATATCTCGATTTAATAACAAATCAGCCTTTAAGAGCATAA
- a CDS encoding LysR family transcriptional regulator — MNYTLHQLEVFLKTYELQSVTKASEALYLTQPAVSIQLKKFQEQFKIPLFEVVGRKIYITEFGVEVAQAAKKIMEEVKAIDYKALSFQGELAGKLKIAIVSTAKYVMPYFISDFINENRGVDLIMDVTNKANVVRALENNEVDFAMISTIPKKLKIDRIELMKNELFMVGGKDYKHKGKYLSKTEFQKLPLIYREQGSATRLAMENFIDSRKISTYKKMELTSNEALKQAVISGLGYSIMPLIGIKNAISMGELQIIPVKGLPIVTNWNLVWLSSKNMSNIAKKLIEHINENKQTLIDKHFGWLEKY; from the coding sequence ATGAATTATACATTACATCAATTAGAGGTTTTTCTTAAAACATATGAATTACAGAGTGTTACAAAGGCTTCTGAAGCACTTTATCTTACCCAGCCAGCTGTTTCAATTCAGTTAAAAAAGTTTCAAGAACAGTTTAAAATCCCTCTTTTTGAGGTTGTTGGAAGAAAAATATATATCACTGAGTTTGGAGTAGAAGTTGCACAAGCTGCAAAAAAAATAATGGAAGAGGTAAAGGCTATAGATTACAAGGCATTATCATTTCAAGGGGAGTTAGCGGGCAAATTAAAAATAGCTATTGTGTCTACTGCCAAATATGTGATGCCTTATTTTATATCAGATTTTATTAATGAAAATAGGGGTGTGGATTTAATCATGGATGTTACTAATAAAGCTAATGTTGTTAGGGCTTTGGAGAATAATGAAGTTGATTTTGCTATGATTTCAACGATTCCTAAAAAGCTTAAAATAGATAGAATTGAGCTTATGAAAAATGAATTGTTTATGGTAGGCGGAAAGGATTATAAGCATAAGGGTAAATATTTATCTAAAACCGAGTTTCAGAAACTACCACTTATATATAGAGAACAAGGTTCTGCTACTCGATTGGCCATGGAAAACTTTATAGATTCCAGAAAAATATCCACGTATAAGAAAATGGAATTAACCTCGAATGAGGCATTGAAACAAGCGGTTATTTCTGGTTTGGGATACTCCATTATGCCCTTAATTGGTATAAAGAATGCTATTAGTATGGGGGAGTTGCAGATTATTCCAGTAAAAGGGCTTCCCATTGTTACTAATTGGAATTTGGTTTGGTTGAGCTCAAAAAACATGTCTAACATCGCCAAAAAACTGATAGAGCATATTAACGAAAATAAACAAACACTAATCGACAAGCACTTTGGATGGTTAGAAAAGTATTAA
- the fbaA gene encoding class II fructose-bisphosphate aldolase yields the protein MGHNIKPGVATGHEVQAIFKLAKEKGFALPAVNVIGSDTINGVLETAAALNAPVIIQFSNGGAQFNAGKGLSNDGQKSAIAGAIAGAKHVHTMAEAYGVPVILHTDHCAKKLLPWIDGLLDASEKHYAETGKSLFSSHMIDLSEEPIEENIEICKTYLERMSKMGMTLEIELGITGGEEDGVDNTDVDDSKLYTQPEEVAYAYEELSKVSDQFTIAAAFGNVHGVYKPGNVKLTPKILKNSQEYISEKYGVGENHIDFVFHGGSGSTVEEIREGISYGVIKMNIDTDLQYAFMSGIRDYMGDKAAYLKAQIGNPDGDDVPNKKYYDPRVWLRAGEVTFVERLKKAFEDLNNVNTL from the coding sequence ATGGGACACAATATTAAACCAGGAGTTGCTACAGGTCATGAAGTACAAGCAATTTTTAAACTTGCAAAAGAAAAAGGGTTTGCTTTACCAGCTGTTAATGTAATAGGTTCAGACACAATTAACGGTGTATTAGAAACTGCTGCAGCTTTAAATGCTCCCGTAATTATACAATTTTCTAACGGCGGTGCTCAATTTAACGCAGGTAAAGGCTTAAGCAACGACGGTCAAAAATCTGCTATTGCCGGTGCCATTGCTGGTGCAAAACATGTACACACTATGGCTGAAGCTTATGGTGTTCCTGTAATCTTACATACAGATCACTGTGCTAAAAAACTATTGCCTTGGATTGATGGTTTATTAGATGCTAGTGAAAAACATTACGCAGAAACTGGAAAATCACTTTTTAGTTCTCATATGATTGATCTTTCTGAAGAACCAATCGAAGAAAATATTGAAATATGTAAAACCTATTTAGAGCGCATGAGCAAAATGGGAATGACATTAGAAATAGAGCTTGGAATTACAGGTGGTGAAGAAGATGGTGTAGATAACACCGATGTAGATGATTCTAAATTATACACACAACCAGAAGAAGTAGCTTATGCTTACGAAGAATTAAGTAAAGTTAGTGATCAATTCACTATTGCAGCTGCCTTTGGTAATGTTCATGGTGTTTACAAACCAGGAAATGTAAAATTAACTCCAAAAATCTTAAAAAATTCTCAAGAGTATATCAGTGAAAAATATGGTGTTGGAGAAAATCACATCGATTTTGTTTTCCATGGTGGTTCTGGTTCTACAGTTGAAGAAATTCGCGAAGGTATTAGCTACGGTGTTATAAAAATGAATATCGATACCGATTTACAGTATGCTTTTATGAGTGGTATTCGTGATTATATGGGTGATAAAGCAGCATACTTAAAAGCCCAAATAGGAAATCCTGATGGAGATGATGTTCCAAATAAAAAGTACTACGACCCACGTGTATGGTTACGTGCAGGAGAAGTTACTTTTGTTGAACGTCTGAAAAAGGCTTTCGAAGATTTAAACAATGTAAACACCTTATAA